The Thermodesulfobacterium sp. TA1 sequence TGGAGAAATTACCCCAAGTAAAAAGAATAAAAAAATCTTAGAAATCTTTGAGCAAGAAAATAGACAGTTTAAGTATCAACTCCTTTCTGTGTTTGTGAAAAAACTCATCCCCCTTTTAAAAACCCATCCAGATTACCGATTTTCTCTTCCTGAGGTTAAAAATTGTATTAAATGTGGGGAGATCACCACTTCAGCAGATGAAGTATGTAGCCGCTGTAAAAGGGTTTCTCTGTTAGAAAAAATACCAGACAAAACCTTAGAAGTAACTCCAGAGGAGTTTAAAAAGTTTATACAAACCCAGCCGAGGGAAAGTTGGGTAGTCTTTGATCTTAGGGAAAAAGAAGATTTTGAAAAAGGGGCTTTTGAAGGGGCTTTATGGATTGACCCTAAGATAGTAGATAGCTCTTCTCGAAAACTTGCTAAACTTTTTAAGGCCTACAGAGATAAAACCCTGTTTTTCTATTGTTATACTGGCCGACTAAGTTATCTTTTAACCTTAAAACTTAGGAAAATAGGGATAAAAGCCTTTAACATAGGTTCTCCTGAAAAACTAATAAGTTAAAAAAGCCAAGGGTGAGGATTAAAGTTCCATCAAACCCTGGCTTTTTTAAAAATTTTAACTATTAAGAACTTTCCTTTCCTATTTCATCCATAGGCCTAAAAGCTTTTTTAGTTGCCCCACAAACCGGACATTTCCAATCATCAGGTAATTTCTCAAAAGGTGTACCTGGAGGTATTTTACCTTTTCTATCCCCTTTGCTTGGAACATAAATATAACCACAGTTTGTCGTTGAACAAATCCAAGCTCCTTCAAAATCTTTTGGCATCTTCTGCCTCCTAAAACATCTCTTATTTAGAAGAATAAATCAAAAAATAGTTTTTACAACTATTAAAAAATTTTTAAATTTAAATAAATTTTTGTCATAGTGCCTCTTTTATTGTATAAAG is a genomic window containing:
- a CDS encoding rubredoxin, producing MPKDFEGAWICSTTNCGYIYVPSKGDRKGKIPPGTPFEKLPDDWKCPVCGATKKAFRPMDEIGKESS